The following proteins are co-located in the Streptomyces sp. DT2A-34 genome:
- a CDS encoding pyridoxal-phosphate dependent enzyme has product MRYDSITEAIGNTPLVRIDPAVHGLRHIDLYAKLELLNPFGSVKDRAAWNMARPHLSGAAEEGGQVVELSSGNTAKALAVLAGMHGLTLKSVTNRMRIPEIKDLLLLLGAEIEELPGQSECLDPTATDDPLTLFHRTLSEPDSTYLHTDQYFNPRNTEAHFTGTGPEIVKDLDGRAPDWFIACVGTAGSSTGVARALREHDPAVRVAGLVAAKSDFIPGIRTIDEAHEVGLFDPATYDTIESVSADEAIEGMLTLNRRCGILAGPTGGAAYFGAVRQLRVADQELADEEPAERQSAVFIVCDRVESYLSYVRQRRPDLFGRPRRKNSPADLSDAEIRTAPAIGVADAQAWIATGEPLVVDLRSPYAYAALHIDGSVNIVDELFEELLHGGLPFSRNRPVLLACPVGEKSARYAALLTRMGHPDVRSLTGGVIAWRDAGAPLVRD; this is encoded by the coding sequence TTGAGGTACGACAGCATCACCGAGGCCATCGGCAACACACCGCTGGTGCGCATCGACCCGGCCGTGCACGGCCTCAGGCACATCGACCTGTACGCCAAGCTGGAGCTGCTCAACCCCTTCGGATCGGTCAAGGACCGGGCCGCCTGGAACATGGCGCGACCACACCTGTCCGGAGCGGCCGAGGAGGGCGGCCAGGTCGTCGAGCTGTCCAGCGGCAACACCGCCAAGGCCCTGGCCGTCCTCGCGGGCATGCACGGCCTGACCCTCAAGAGCGTCACCAACCGGATGCGCATCCCGGAGATCAAGGACCTGCTCCTGCTGCTCGGCGCGGAGATCGAGGAACTCCCGGGCCAGAGCGAGTGCCTGGACCCGACCGCCACCGACGACCCGCTCACCCTGTTCCATCGCACCCTCTCCGAGCCCGACAGCACCTATCTGCACACCGACCAGTACTTCAACCCGCGCAACACCGAGGCCCACTTCACCGGCACCGGACCGGAGATCGTCAAGGACCTCGACGGCCGGGCCCCGGACTGGTTCATCGCCTGCGTGGGCACCGCCGGCTCCTCCACCGGCGTCGCCCGCGCCCTGCGCGAACACGACCCCGCCGTACGGGTCGCCGGTCTGGTCGCGGCCAAGTCCGACTTCATCCCCGGCATCCGCACCATCGACGAGGCACACGAGGTGGGCCTGTTCGACCCCGCTACCTACGACACCATCGAGTCCGTCAGCGCCGACGAGGCGATCGAGGGAATGCTGACCCTCAACCGCCGCTGCGGCATCCTGGCCGGCCCCACCGGAGGGGCCGCCTACTTCGGAGCCGTACGCCAACTCCGCGTCGCCGACCAGGAGTTGGCCGACGAAGAGCCTGCCGAGCGGCAGTCGGCGGTGTTCATCGTCTGCGACCGCGTCGAGAGCTACCTCAGCTACGTCCGTCAGCGGCGCCCCGACCTCTTCGGCCGCCCCCGCCGCAAAAACTCCCCGGCCGACCTGTCGGACGCCGAGATACGCACGGCACCGGCCATCGGCGTCGCCGACGCCCAGGCGTGGATCGCCACCGGAGAACCACTCGTCGTCGACCTGCGCAGCCCCTACGCCTACGCCGCCCTGCACATCGACGGCTCGGTCAACATCGTCGACGAGCTCTTCGAGGAACTCCTGCACGGCGGGCTGCCCTTCAGCCGCAACCGCCCGGTCCTGCTGGCCTGTCCGGTCGGCGAGAAGTCCGCCCGCTACGCCGCCCTGCTGACCCGGATGGGGCACCCGGACGTCCGCAGTCTCACCGGTGGCGTCATCGCCTGGCGTGACGCGGGCGCACCCCTCGTCCGGGACTGA
- a CDS encoding Y4yA family PLP-dependent enzyme, which yields MGGQPLYLEPRLESRLRSLLHSTQLLHTLTDALGSPLNVVVPDQLADNIRQFRSVYGTRHLSGQIYFAHKANRSSALLRRLAATDAGVDVASLEELQHALGAGLTPDRITATGPKNPEFLWLAARTSVAVSLDTRGELEQLATLVRKHALPRSRVLLRLSGFEASGVRVLSRRSRFGTPVSELEPLLEAVERHADVVDLVGVAYHLDTTSLTEKATALEGCLRVLEECRSRGLRPRAVDIGGGFGVNYLAHGGQWDRYTTELTEAVLGTRPPLTYGGHGYGLRNEAGTLRGTLGLYPAHRPVAGARYLDELLAHPAASLGGRPLAALLLEHLYDLHTEPGRALLDQCGLTLTKVLEVRETEAGGPLLVRLAAKADDVALEEHGVFMDPVVVPRDPAGAGAGTRAGVGAGADAGTEPVAVHLFGSLCLESDLITRRTVFLPRRPEPGDLLAFANTAGYCMDFHATRAQHQPSARKVAAWQEGDTWRWCLDDQYWPTTPVGGAL from the coding sequence ATGGGCGGGCAGCCCCTGTATCTCGAACCGCGGCTGGAGTCGCGATTGCGCTCGTTGCTGCATTCCACGCAGCTGCTGCACACGCTGACCGACGCGCTCGGGTCACCCTTGAACGTGGTGGTCCCCGACCAACTCGCCGACAATATCCGGCAGTTCCGCTCGGTGTACGGCACCCGCCACCTGTCCGGCCAGATCTACTTCGCCCACAAGGCCAACCGGTCCAGCGCCCTGCTGCGGCGGCTCGCCGCCACGGACGCCGGTGTGGACGTCGCCTCGCTGGAGGAGCTGCAGCACGCCCTCGGCGCCGGCCTCACCCCCGACCGGATCACCGCCACCGGGCCGAAGAACCCGGAATTCCTGTGGCTGGCGGCCCGTACGTCGGTCGCCGTCAGCCTCGACACGCGAGGCGAGCTGGAGCAACTCGCCACGCTGGTGCGCAAACACGCGCTGCCCCGCTCGCGCGTCCTGCTGCGGCTTTCGGGCTTCGAGGCGTCCGGCGTGCGGGTGCTGAGTCGGCGGAGCCGATTCGGCACCCCGGTAAGCGAGTTGGAGCCTCTCCTGGAGGCCGTCGAGCGGCACGCCGACGTGGTCGACCTGGTCGGCGTGGCCTACCACCTGGACACGACGAGCCTCACCGAGAAGGCCACGGCGCTGGAGGGCTGTCTGCGGGTGCTGGAGGAGTGCCGCAGCCGCGGGCTCAGGCCCAGGGCCGTGGACATCGGCGGCGGGTTCGGCGTCAACTACCTTGCGCACGGCGGACAGTGGGACCGGTACACGACCGAACTCACCGAAGCCGTGCTGGGTACCCGCCCGCCCCTGACGTACGGCGGCCACGGCTACGGACTGCGCAACGAGGCCGGCACCCTGCGCGGCACGCTCGGCCTGTACCCCGCCCACCGTCCCGTCGCCGGAGCCCGCTACCTCGACGAACTGCTCGCGCACCCGGCCGCGTCCCTGGGCGGCCGCCCCCTGGCCGCCCTGCTCCTGGAGCACCTGTACGACCTGCACACCGAACCCGGCCGGGCTCTCCTCGACCAGTGCGGACTGACGCTGACGAAGGTGCTGGAGGTGCGTGAGACGGAGGCCGGTGGCCCCCTTCTCGTACGGCTGGCGGCCAAGGCCGACGACGTGGCGCTGGAGGAGCACGGGGTGTTCATGGACCCCGTCGTCGTACCACGGGACCCGGCAGGCGCAGGAGCGGGCACGCGGGCGGGGGTCGGTGCCGGCGCCGACGCCGGTACCGAACCGGTCGCCGTGCATCTCTTCGGCAGCCTCTGCCTGGAGTCCGACCTGATCACCCGCCGCACGGTCTTCCTGCCGCGCCGCCCCGAACCGGGCGACCTGCTGGCGTTCGCCAACACGGCCGGCTACTGCATGGACTTCCACGCCACCCGTGCCCAGCACCAGCCCTCCGCGCGCAAGGTCGCCGCCTGGCAGGAGGGCGACACATGGCGCTGGTGCCTGGACGACCAGTACTGGCCGACCACACCCGTGGGGGGAGCGCTTTGA
- a CDS encoding acyltransferase family protein: MSQHSVAASGAVDTARVPATASPPAPSKQRDAFFDNVKYAAIVLVAVGHAWEPLRDGSRAVSAVYMLVYAFHMPAFIVVSGYFSGGFDGRPERLKRLVSGLVVPYVVFETAYTLFTRWTDQEPDRPVSLLDPLYLTWFLAALFLWRLTTPLWQRVRLPVPLALGVAMLATLSPSIGNDLDLQRALQFLPYFVLGLFLKPEHFRLVRRRSVRIAAVPVFAGAFVVAYWAVPRMTGGWFYHRDSAEELGAPAWYGVVMTPALFVCSLLLVACFLAWVPGRRMWCTVLGAGTLYGYLLHGFVAQGAKFWGWYDPVWVQRPLGAVVVTVVAAVVVTLLCTPPVRRVLRFVVEPDLRWLFRRDAPGPAEPIRERAAVRRG; encoded by the coding sequence ATGTCTCAGCACAGCGTCGCAGCAAGCGGGGCGGTGGACACCGCTCGCGTTCCCGCCACGGCGTCGCCACCTGCGCCTTCGAAGCAGCGGGACGCCTTCTTCGACAACGTCAAGTACGCGGCGATCGTTCTGGTGGCGGTGGGCCATGCGTGGGAGCCGCTGCGCGACGGCAGCCGGGCCGTCAGCGCGGTGTACATGCTCGTGTACGCCTTCCACATGCCGGCCTTCATCGTCGTCTCGGGATACTTCTCCGGCGGCTTCGACGGCCGCCCGGAACGGCTCAAGCGCCTGGTGAGCGGTCTCGTCGTCCCGTACGTCGTCTTCGAGACGGCGTACACCCTGTTCACCCGGTGGACCGACCAGGAGCCGGACCGCCCGGTCAGTCTGCTGGACCCGCTGTATCTGACGTGGTTCCTGGCGGCGCTGTTCCTGTGGCGGCTGACCACCCCGCTGTGGCAGCGGGTGCGCCTGCCGGTGCCGCTCGCGCTCGGCGTGGCGATGCTGGCCACCCTCTCGCCGTCCATAGGCAACGACCTCGATCTTCAGCGCGCCCTGCAGTTCCTGCCGTACTTCGTGCTGGGTCTGTTTCTGAAGCCGGAGCACTTCCGGCTGGTCCGCCGGCGCTCGGTGCGGATCGCGGCCGTGCCCGTGTTCGCGGGCGCGTTCGTGGTGGCGTACTGGGCGGTGCCACGGATGACCGGCGGCTGGTTCTACCACCGCGACAGCGCCGAGGAGCTGGGCGCGCCCGCGTGGTACGGGGTCGTGATGACGCCGGCGCTGTTCGTCTGCTCGCTGCTTCTGGTGGCCTGCTTCCTCGCCTGGGTGCCCGGGCGGCGGATGTGGTGCACCGTGCTGGGTGCGGGGACGCTGTACGGCTATCTGCTGCACGGCTTCGTCGCCCAGGGCGCCAAGTTCTGGGGCTGGTACGACCCGGTGTGGGTGCAGCGCCCGCTCGGCGCGGTCGTCGTCACCGTCGTCGCCGCCGTGGTTGTGACCCTGCTGTGCACCCCGCCCGTCCGGCGCGTCCTGCGTTTCGTGGTGGAGCCGGACCTGCGGTGGCTCTTCCGGCGGGACGCGCCGGGCCCTGCGGA
- a CDS encoding class I SAM-dependent methyltransferase, with amino-acid sequence MGLSLATAERWVERWERQQRRYAVDREERFTVIGDVVEQTVAGGPARPLVVDLGCGPGSLAARLARRLSHADIVGVDMDPLLLELARTHHADAARYVDVVIGEEGWTTALRLDRPLDAAVSTTALHYLGVDALYRVYRQLAALLRPGGVLVNGDHFPHDDARLAELTGCVGRRHAERGQAFAHEDWASWWTAVAKDPELTDLLAERRRRQPQSGTADSAARLSVPAHQRLLRQAGFGHAGVVWQYGASHVVVAIR; translated from the coding sequence ATGGGGCTGAGCCTGGCGACGGCGGAGCGATGGGTGGAGCGCTGGGAACGCCAGCAGCGGCGGTACGCCGTGGACCGCGAGGAGCGTTTCACGGTGATCGGCGACGTGGTCGAGCAGACCGTGGCGGGCGGCCCGGCCAGGCCGCTGGTCGTGGACCTCGGCTGCGGTCCCGGATCGCTGGCGGCCCGGCTGGCCCGGCGGTTGTCGCACGCGGACATCGTGGGCGTGGACATGGATCCGCTGCTGCTGGAGCTGGCCCGCACCCACCACGCGGACGCGGCCCGCTACGTGGACGTGGTGATCGGAGAGGAGGGCTGGACAACGGCCCTGCGGCTGGACCGCCCGCTCGACGCGGCCGTGTCGACGACGGCCCTGCACTATCTGGGCGTGGACGCCCTGTACCGCGTCTACCGGCAGCTCGCGGCGCTGCTGCGGCCCGGCGGCGTCCTCGTCAACGGTGACCACTTCCCGCACGACGACGCCCGGCTCGCCGAACTCACCGGGTGCGTCGGTCGCCGCCACGCCGAACGCGGGCAGGCCTTCGCCCACGAGGACTGGGCCTCCTGGTGGACGGCCGTCGCGAAGGATCCCGAGCTGACCGACCTCCTCGCCGAACGCCGCCGCCGACAGCCGCAGAGCGGTACGGCCGACAGCGCGGCGCGCCTGTCGGTGCCCGCGCATCAACGGCTGCTGCGGCAGGCGGGGTTCGGGCACGCCGGAGTCGTCTGGCAGTACGGCGCCAGCCACGTCGTCGTGGCGATCCGCTGA
- a CDS encoding glycosyl hydrolase gives MGRGLLSLVLAAVTGAALLAAPAAAAPDPPSGSSAPPGPSDVYRPVRGPAAPAEYRYLQKTLPGESMPRHAHDLAAAQARALPTVGGRWKGIGPTNIGGRIVSLALDPKRADTLYAAAASGGLWRSTDAGATFHSVWPDSWTQAMGAVATAPDGTLYVGTGEPNPGGGSITYEGTGLYRSRDGGKSWTPIGLRDSGAISAITVDPADPRRIYVAAAGSLYNGGGDRGVYRSEDGGASWKRILTGANEFTGATEIVIDGDRLYAVLWDHRRTPELRTYGGVGSGVFRSTDDGATWQRLGGGLPAEGPDVGRIGLAVAGEKLYAIANKASGPFEGFYASADGGDNWTRTPADEDLTGSQSSFGWWFGKVWIDPRDSEHVHVAGVPLMTTKDGGDTWSADDTSLHVDHHAMVWDPRRPGRVYIGNDGGVYRSDANGDGGWVKSRHQPYTQLYSAAISPQDVTRVSGGAQDNGSLRSWGGELFNEYLGGDGEENLINPTDVNNVFACYQYGNCFSSTDGGDTLTYFADRTTYQRRNWFTPVVFDPRDPKVLYYGSEVLNRSTDGGETWQPVSPDLTGGPGPDPIYTNYGTITSIAPAGDGRTVYVGTDDGRVWVTRDLGATWTKLAEGLPWVTRVVVDPKNPDRVWTTHSGYRSGSSLPHVYGSTDGGRHWRNLSGNLPAAPVNDLVVARGGILYVGTDQGVFTSVAGGAHWLRLGRGMPQVPVDDIEYDAGHHRLVAATFGRGFYELTTA, from the coding sequence ATGGGCAGAGGTCTGCTGTCACTGGTTCTCGCCGCGGTCACCGGAGCGGCGCTGCTCGCGGCGCCCGCGGCCGCCGCGCCGGACCCGCCGTCCGGGTCGTCCGCGCCGCCCGGTCCGTCCGATGTCTACCGCCCGGTCCGTGGGCCGGCCGCCCCCGCGGAGTACCGCTACCTCCAGAAGACCCTGCCGGGCGAGTCGATGCCGCGCCACGCCCATGACCTCGCCGCGGCGCAGGCGCGCGCACTGCCGACCGTCGGCGGACGCTGGAAGGGCATCGGCCCCACCAACATCGGCGGACGGATCGTGTCCCTCGCGCTCGACCCCAAGCGCGCCGACACCCTGTACGCCGCGGCCGCGAGCGGCGGGTTGTGGCGCAGCACCGACGCCGGGGCGACCTTCCACTCGGTGTGGCCCGACAGCTGGACCCAGGCCATGGGCGCGGTGGCCACCGCCCCCGACGGCACCCTGTACGTGGGCACCGGTGAGCCCAACCCGGGGGGTGGGAGCATCACTTACGAGGGGACGGGCCTGTATCGGAGCCGGGACGGCGGCAAGAGTTGGACGCCGATCGGGCTGCGCGACTCCGGCGCGATCAGTGCCATCACCGTCGACCCCGCCGACCCCCGCCGTATCTATGTCGCCGCGGCCGGCTCGCTGTACAACGGCGGTGGCGACCGGGGCGTCTATCGCTCGGAGGACGGCGGCGCCTCGTGGAAGCGGATCCTCACCGGCGCCAACGAGTTCACCGGCGCCACCGAGATCGTCATCGACGGCGACCGGCTCTACGCCGTGCTGTGGGACCACCGGCGAACACCCGAGCTGCGGACATACGGCGGGGTGGGCTCGGGCGTCTTCCGCAGCACGGACGACGGCGCGACCTGGCAGCGGCTCGGCGGCGGACTGCCCGCCGAGGGCCCCGACGTGGGCCGCATCGGCCTGGCGGTGGCGGGCGAGAAGCTCTACGCGATCGCCAACAAGGCCAGTGGCCCCTTCGAGGGCTTCTACGCCTCCGCCGACGGCGGCGACAACTGGACCCGCACCCCTGCCGACGAGGACCTCACGGGCTCCCAGTCCAGCTTCGGCTGGTGGTTCGGCAAGGTGTGGATCGACCCGCGCGACAGCGAGCACGTGCATGTGGCCGGCGTCCCCCTGATGACCACGAAGGACGGCGGCGACACCTGGAGCGCCGACGACACGAGCCTGCACGTCGACCACCACGCCATGGTGTGGGACCCACGCCGCCCGGGCCGCGTGTACATCGGCAACGACGGAGGCGTCTACCGCTCCGACGCGAACGGCGACGGCGGCTGGGTCAAGTCCCGCCACCAGCCGTACACCCAGCTCTACAGCGCGGCGATCAGCCCGCAGGACGTCACCAGGGTCTCGGGCGGCGCCCAGGACAACGGCTCGCTGCGCTCCTGGGGCGGAGAGTTGTTCAACGAGTACCTCGGCGGTGACGGCGAGGAGAACCTGATCAACCCGACCGACGTGAACAACGTCTTCGCCTGCTACCAGTACGGCAACTGCTTCAGCTCCACCGACGGCGGCGACACACTCACGTACTTCGCCGACCGGACGACGTACCAACGCCGCAACTGGTTCACCCCGGTGGTCTTCGATCCGCGCGACCCGAAGGTCCTCTACTACGGCTCGGAGGTGCTCAACCGCTCCACGGACGGGGGCGAGACGTGGCAGCCGGTCAGTCCGGACCTGACGGGCGGTCCGGGCCCCGACCCGATCTACACCAACTACGGCACGATCACGTCGATCGCCCCCGCGGGCGACGGACGCACCGTGTATGTGGGCACGGACGACGGCCGCGTCTGGGTCACCAGGGACCTCGGGGCGACCTGGACGAAGCTGGCCGAGGGACTGCCCTGGGTGACCCGGGTGGTCGTCGACCCGAAGAACCCCGACCGCGTCTGGACCACACACTCCGGCTACCGTTCGGGCTCCTCACTGCCTCATGTGTACGGCAGCACGGACGGCGGCCGGCACTGGCGGAATCTGTCGGGCAACCTCCCGGCGGCGCCCGTCAACGACCTGGTCGTCGCCCGCGGCGGCATCCTCTACGTCGGCACCGACCAGGGCGTGTTCACCAGTGTCGCGGGCGGCGCCCACTGGCTGCGGCTCGGCCGGGGCATGCCGCAGGTGCCGGTCGACGACATCGAGTACGACGCCGGGCACCACCGCCTGGTGGCCGCCACATTCGGCAGGGGCTTCTATGAGCTGACCACGGCCTGA
- the htpG gene encoding molecular chaperone HtpG: MPTETFEFQVEARQLLQLMIHSVYSNKDVFLRELVSNASDALDKLRLEKLRDDSLDADVSDLHIEIAVDKEARTLTVRDNGIGMSYDEVGQLIGTIAHSGTATFLKELREAKDAAGAEGLIGQFGVGFYSGFMVADEVTLVTRRAGESQGTRWTSRGEATYTLQTAEDAPQGTSVTLHLKPADPENQLHDYTSPWQIRQIVKRYSDFITWPIRMVPEAAEGDGDTPAEPETLNSMKALWARSRDEVSDDEYHELYKHISHDWREPLETIRLQAEGTFEYQSLLFIPSHAPHDLFTRDFKRGVQLYVKRVFIMDDCEALLPPYLRFVKGVVDAADLSLNVSREILQQDRHIRMMQRRLTKKVLSTVKEFMTRDSDRYATFWREFGTVLKEGLVTDSENRDAILAASSFATTHSDDEPTTLARYVERMKDGQDDIYYITGESRQSIENSPHMEAFRDKGIEVLLLTDAVDEVWVDAVGEYEGKRLRSVAKGEIDLDAKGDEKADDEREKQAEEYSGLLGWMGEQLDEDIKEVRLSTRLTVSPACVVSDAHDLTPALENMYRAMGQEVPRTKRILELNPGHPLVKGLNQAYKERADRTELAESVELLHTLAVLAEGGQSKDPARFVKLVADRLERTL; this comes from the coding sequence ATGCCGACCGAGACGTTTGAGTTCCAGGTAGAGGCCCGTCAGCTGCTCCAGCTGATGATCCACTCGGTCTACTCGAACAAGGATGTATTCCTGCGGGAGCTCGTCTCCAACGCCTCCGACGCGCTCGACAAGCTGCGCCTGGAGAAGCTGCGGGACGACTCCCTCGACGCCGACGTGTCAGACCTGCACATCGAGATCGCCGTCGACAAGGAGGCCCGTACCCTCACGGTGCGGGACAACGGCATCGGGATGTCGTACGACGAGGTGGGGCAGCTCATCGGCACCATCGCCCACTCGGGAACGGCCACGTTCCTCAAGGAGCTGCGGGAGGCCAAGGACGCGGCCGGGGCCGAGGGGCTCATCGGTCAGTTCGGTGTCGGCTTCTACTCCGGCTTCATGGTGGCGGACGAGGTGACGCTGGTGACCCGGCGCGCCGGCGAGAGCCAGGGCACCCGCTGGACGTCGCGCGGTGAGGCCACGTACACGCTGCAGACGGCCGAGGACGCACCGCAGGGCACGTCCGTCACGCTCCACCTCAAGCCCGCCGACCCCGAGAACCAGCTGCACGACTACACCTCCCCGTGGCAGATCAGGCAGATCGTCAAGCGGTACTCCGACTTCATCACCTGGCCGATCCGGATGGTCCCGGAGGCGGCCGAGGGCGACGGCGACACCCCGGCCGAACCCGAGACGCTGAACTCCATGAAGGCGCTGTGGGCGCGTTCGCGCGACGAGGTGTCCGACGACGAGTACCACGAGCTGTACAAGCACATCAGCCACGACTGGCGCGAGCCGCTGGAGACGATCCGGCTCCAGGCGGAGGGCACCTTCGAGTACCAGTCGCTGCTCTTCATCCCCTCGCACGCCCCGCACGACCTGTTCACGCGGGACTTCAAGCGCGGCGTCCAGCTGTATGTGAAGCGCGTCTTCATCATGGACGACTGCGAGGCGCTGCTGCCGCCCTACCTCCGCTTCGTCAAGGGCGTTGTCGACGCGGCGGACCTCTCGCTCAACGTCTCCCGCGAGATCCTGCAGCAGGACCGGCACATCCGGATGATGCAGCGCCGGCTGACGAAGAAGGTCCTGTCCACGGTCAAGGAGTTCATGACCAGGGACAGCGACCGCTACGCCACCTTCTGGCGGGAGTTCGGCACCGTCCTGAAGGAAGGCCTGGTCACCGACTCCGAGAACCGTGACGCCATCCTCGCCGCCTCCTCGTTCGCGACCACGCACTCGGACGACGAGCCGACCACGCTGGCGCGGTACGTGGAGCGGATGAAGGACGGCCAGGACGACATCTACTACATCACCGGCGAGTCCCGGCAGAGCATCGAGAACTCCCCGCACATGGAGGCGTTCCGGGACAAGGGCATCGAGGTCCTGCTGCTCACCGACGCCGTCGACGAGGTGTGGGTCGACGCCGTCGGCGAGTACGAGGGCAAGCGGCTGCGGTCCGTCGCCAAAGGCGAGATCGACCTGGACGCCAAGGGGGATGAGAAAGCCGACGACGAGCGGGAGAAGCAGGCCGAGGAGTACTCCGGTCTGCTCGGCTGGATGGGCGAGCAGCTGGACGAGGACATCAAGGAGGTGCGCCTGTCGACGCGGCTCACCGTCTCTCCGGCCTGCGTGGTCTCCGACGCGCACGATCTGACCCCGGCCCTGGAGAACATGTACCGGGCGATGGGCCAGGAGGTGCCGCGCACCAAGCGGATCCTGGAGCTCAACCCCGGCCACCCGCTGGTGAAGGGCCTGAACCAGGCGTACAAGGAGCGCGCGGACCGCACGGAGCTCGCCGAGTCCGTCGAACTGCTCCACACGCTGGCGGTGCTCGCCGAGGGCGGCCAGTCCAAGGATCCCGCGCGTTTCGTGAAGCTGGTGGCGGACCGTCTGGAGCGCACGTTGTAG
- a CDS encoding aminotransferase class V-fold PLP-dependent enzyme: MTVPRTDTDRGPARIEESADWQRALRAQFPIITAHPELAYLDSAATAQKPQAVLDTVHTYLTTTNANAGRGTYTWANRTTSLVEQTRDRVRRFLGDPAPTRSAVHFTSGTTEGLRGIAHDWLPGFLADGDEIVVPVADHEANIAPWLEAQRQLARQGVHIRVRPMPYQRASGDYDHTALTELAGPRTRFVAASHVHHVYGGNMNIHRIRRAVGPDAVICLDAAQSIGHLPVSVADLDVDFVVFSGHKAMALPGTGAVWARQARGPQFTPGGWSGTPNTVGIASLATALDWLDAAGTDRIEQWTVALAARLTDGLRHLDAYEILGCRTSLAADSSVQQRQGIVTFRHRAVDSGDLGFILFSHGFMVRSDQHCQGSAGERTGSVRVSLHVYNTAEEVDRLLAVLATLG; the protein is encoded by the coding sequence ATGACCGTACCCAGGACCGACACCGACCGAGGCCCCGCTCGCATCGAGGAGTCGGCGGACTGGCAGCGCGCTCTGCGCGCCCAGTTCCCGATCATCACCGCACACCCGGAGCTGGCCTACCTGGACAGCGCCGCCACCGCCCAGAAACCGCAGGCCGTACTCGACACCGTCCACACCTACCTCACCACGACCAACGCCAACGCGGGACGCGGCACCTACACCTGGGCCAACCGGACCACCTCCCTGGTCGAGCAGACCCGCGACCGGGTCCGGCGGTTCCTGGGCGACCCCGCCCCGACCCGGTCGGCCGTGCACTTCACCAGCGGCACCACCGAAGGCCTGCGCGGCATCGCCCACGACTGGCTGCCCGGGTTCCTCGCCGACGGCGACGAGATCGTCGTTCCGGTCGCCGACCACGAGGCCAACATCGCGCCCTGGCTGGAGGCCCAACGGCAGCTGGCGCGGCAGGGCGTCCACATCCGCGTCCGGCCGATGCCGTACCAGCGGGCGTCCGGCGACTACGACCACACCGCGCTCACGGAACTGGCCGGTCCGCGCACCCGGTTCGTTGCCGCCAGTCACGTCCACCACGTGTACGGCGGCAACATGAACATCCACCGCATCCGCCGGGCGGTCGGCCCGGACGCGGTCATCTGCCTGGACGCCGCCCAGAGCATCGGCCATCTGCCCGTGTCCGTCGCCGACCTGGACGTCGACTTCGTCGTCTTCTCCGGGCACAAGGCCATGGCACTGCCCGGCACGGGAGCCGTCTGGGCCCGCCAGGCGCGCGGCCCGCAGTTCACACCGGGCGGCTGGTCCGGCACCCCCAACACGGTCGGCATCGCCTCCCTCGCCACCGCCCTGGACTGGCTGGACGCCGCCGGCACCGACCGGATCGAGCAGTGGACGGTCGCCCTGGCGGCCCGGCTCACCGACGGACTGCGTCACCTCGACGCCTACGAGATCCTCGGCTGCCGGACCAGCCTGGCCGCCGACTCGTCCGTACAGCAGCGCCAGGGCATCGTCACCTTCCGCCACCGTGCCGTGGACTCCGGTGACCTGGGCTTCATCCTCTTCAGCCACGGCTTCATGGTCCGTTCCGACCAGCACTGCCAGGGCAGCGCGGGGGAGCGGACCGGCTCGGTGCGGGTGAGTCTGCACGTCTACAACACCGCCGAGGAGGTCGACCGGCTGCTGGCCGTCCTTGCCACCCTCGGGTGA
- a CDS encoding class F sortase: protein MAAGRSSSPDADPALRDAGSVASRRIRRAAAATFWSVVAVMTLMVTLPDGRYEAPEPRSAPHAPPAVEPRTPPAAEPSSPAPQHAGKHLPRSRPTRLRIPKISVDAPFTDLAIGSSGQLQPPPAHDTNLVGWYAKGASPGEPGTSIIAGHVDTATSAAVFANLSELKKGDRFQVDRADGRRASFVIDSVEMFDKDDFPSRRVYGDTPRPQVRLITCAGDYDRQVRDYTANLVVFAHLA from the coding sequence ATGGCCGCCGGCCGTTCCTCTTCCCCCGATGCCGACCCGGCCCTCCGCGACGCCGGTTCCGTGGCCTCACGGCGGATAAGGCGCGCGGCCGCGGCGACGTTCTGGAGCGTGGTCGCCGTCATGACACTGATGGTGACTCTCCCGGACGGCCGGTACGAGGCGCCCGAACCCCGCTCCGCCCCGCACGCTCCACCCGCGGTCGAACCGCGCACACCCCCGGCGGCCGAGCCGTCCTCACCCGCCCCCCAGCATGCGGGCAAGCACCTGCCCCGGTCCCGGCCGACCCGCCTGCGCATCCCCAAGATCTCCGTCGACGCGCCCTTCACCGACCTCGCCATCGGCAGTTCGGGCCAGCTCCAGCCCCCACCGGCCCACGACACCAACCTCGTCGGCTGGTACGCCAAGGGGGCATCCCCCGGTGAGCCGGGCACGTCGATCATCGCCGGGCACGTGGACACGGCGACGTCCGCCGCGGTGTTCGCGAACCTCAGCGAGCTGAAGAAGGGGGACCGCTTCCAGGTGGACCGGGCCGACGGACGCAGAGCGTCCTTCGTGATCGACAGCGTGGAGATGTTCGACAAGGACGACTTCCCGAGCCGGCGCGTGTACGGCGACACCCCCCGGCCCCAGGTCCGGCTCATCACCTGCGCGGGGGACTACGACCGGCAGGTCAGGGACTACACCGCGAACCTGGTGGTCTTCGCCCACCTCGCCTGA